One part of the Arabidopsis thaliana chromosome 1 sequence genome encodes these proteins:
- the BOR5 gene encoding HCO3- transporter family, translating to MAIFNMAYIINRFTRIAGELFGMLIAVLFLQQTIKGMVSEFRIPKGEDSKLEKYQFEWLYTNGLLGLIFTVGLVYTALKSRKARSWPYGTGCCRSFVADYGVPLMVVVWTALSFSTPSKLPSGVPRRLVSPLPWDSVSLTHWTVIKDMGKVSPGYIFAAFIPALMIAGLYFFDHSVVSQLAQQKEFNLKNPSAYHYDILLLGFMVLICGMLGLPPSNGVLPQSPMHTKSLAVFKRQLMRRKMVMTAKESIRQKATSSQVYEDMEQVFIEMDKSPLAETHTTLINELQDLKEAVMKKSDDDGDTGEESGFDPEKHVDAYLPVRVNEQRVSNLLQSLLVIGAVFALPVIKLIPTSLLWGYFAYMAIDSLPDNQFFERTVLLFVPPTRRFKVLEGAHASFVEKVPHKSIAAFTLFQILYFGLCYGVTWIPVAGIMFPVLFFLLVAIRQYLLPKLFKPAYLRELDAAEYEEIPGTPRNPLELSFRSNNSARGVQECDAEILDELTTSRGELKVRTLGHNEDKGHQIYPKEIVEVGDGDMSSSRE from the exons ATGGCGATATTCAACATGGCTTATATCATCAACCGGTTCACGAGGATCGCTGGTGAGCTGTTTGGTATGTTGATCGCTGTTCTATTTCTCCAACAAACCATAAAG GGAATGGTGAGTGAATTTAGGATTCCAAAAGGTGAAGACTCAAAACTTGAAAAGTATCAGTTTGAGTGGCTCTACACAAACGGACTTCTTGGCCTTATTTTCACAGTCGGTCTTGTCTACACCGCTTTGAAGAGCAGAAAAGCAAGGTCTTGGCCATACGGAACAG GATGTTGCCGAAGCTTCGTTGCAGACTACGGAGTTCCGTTGATGGTTGTGGTTTGGACAGCATTGTCTTTCAGTACGCCATCAAAACTACCCTCTGGTGTCCCGAGAAGACTCGTTAGTCCTCTTCCATGggactctgtttctttaacaCATTGGACTGTCATCAAG GACATGGGTAAAGTCTCTCCCGGTTACATATTTGCAGCGTTTATACCCGCATTGATGATCGCAGGCCTCTACTTCTTTGACCACAGCGTTGTCTCGCAGCTCGCGCAGCAGAAGGAGTTTAACCTCAAGAACCCTTCTGCATATCACTACGACATTCTCTTGTTAGGTTTCATG gtatTGATCTGTGGAATGCTCGGTCTACCGCCTTCCAACGGAGTCCTCCCGCAGTCTCCTATGCATACCAAAAGCCTAGCTGTTTTCAAACGACAG TTAATGCGGAGGAAGATGGTGATGACAGCCAAAGAAAGCATCAGACAGAAAGCAACGTCCTCTCAAGTGTACGAGGATATGGAACAAGTCTTCATAGAAATGGACAAAAGCCCACTT GCTGAGACACACACAACACTGATAAATGAGCTGCAAGATCTGAAAGAGGcagtgatgaagaagagtgacGACGACGGGGATACCGGCGAAGAGAGTGGTTTCGATCCAGAGAAGCACGTTGACGCTTACTTGCCTGTTCGAGTCAACGAGCAGAGAGTGAGCAACCTGTTGCAATCATTGCTAGTGATAGGTGCAGTGTTTGCTCTACCGGTCATTAAGCTCATACCGACTTCACTTCTATGGGGATATTTTGCTTACATGGCCATTGATAGCCTCCCAGACAATCAATTCTTCGAACGAACAGTACTTCTCTTCGTCCCACCAACCCGGAGATTCAA gGTCTTGGAAGGAGCGCATGCATCGTTCGTGGAGAAAGTTCCGCATAAGTCAATCGCTGCATTCACGCTATTTCAGATACTCTACTTTGGGCTTTGCTACGGAGTGACGTGGATTCCAGTGGCCGGAATCATGTTTCCggttcttttcttccttttagTAGCCATCAGACAGTACCTTCTCCCTAAGCTCTTTAAACCAGCCTATCTCCGGGAACTCGATGCGGCGGAGTATGAGGAGATCCCTGGAACTCCTAGAAACCCGCTTGAACTGTCTTTCAGG TCGAATAACTCGGCGAGAGGGGTCCAAGAGTGTGATGCTGAGATTCTAGACGAGTTAACAACGAGCAGAGGCGAGCTCAAAGTCCGTACACTCGGTCATAACGAAGACAAAGGCCACCag ATATATCCCAAGGAGATAGTAGAAGTAGGGGATGGGGACATGAGTTCTTCGAGAGAGTGA
- the BOR5 gene encoding HCO3- transporter family — MEEERVEGSKRPFQGIIRDVKGRALCYKQDWIAGLRSGFGILAPTTYVFFASALPVIAFGEQLSHDTERSLSTVETLASTALCGVIHSLLGGQPLLILGVAEPTVLMYKYLYDFAKGRPELGKQLYLAWVAWVCVWTALLLFLMAIFNMAYIINRFTRIAGELFGMLIAVLFLQQTIKGMVSEFRIPKGEDSKLEKYQFEWLYTNGLLGLIFTVGLVYTALKSRKARSWPYGTGCCRSFVADYGVPLMVVVWTALSFSTPSKLPSGVPRRLVSPLPWDSVSLTHWTVIKDMGKVSPGYIFAAFIPALMIAGLYFFDHSVVSQLAQQKEFNLKNPSAYHYDILLLGFMVLICGMLGLPPSNGVLPQSPMHTKSLAVFKRQLMRRKMVMTAKESIRQKATSSQVYEDMEQVFIEMDKSPLAETHTTLINELQDLKEAVMKKSDDDGDTGEESGFDPEKHVDAYLPVRVNEQRVSNLLQSLLVIGAVFALPVIKLIPTSLLWGYFAYMAIDSLPDNQFFERTVLLFVPPTRRFKVLEGAHASFVEKVPHKSIAAFTLFQILYFGLCYGVTWIPVAGIMFPVLFFLLVAIRQYLLPKLFKPAYLRELDAAEYEEIPGTPRNPLELSFRSNNSARGVQECDAEILDELTTSRGELKVRTLGHNEDKGHQIYPKEIVEVGDGDMSSSRE, encoded by the exons ATGGAGGAAGAAAGAGTGGAAGGCTCGAAAAGGCCATTTCAAGGTATCATAAGAGATGTCAAAGGAAGAGCCTTGTGTTACAAGCAAGACTGGATCGCTGGTCTACGTTCTGGTTTCGG GATTTTAGCACCGACAACATATGTTTTCTTCGCCTCTGCGCTTCCTGTTATTGCCTTTGGCGAGCAACTTAGCCACGACACAG AGAGATCGTTGAGCACAGTGGAAACGTTAGCATCAACAGCGTTATGTGGAGTGATACACTCGTTATTGGGAGGACAACCATTGTTGATACTTGGAGTTGCAGAACCAACTGTCTTAATGTACAAATACTTGTACGACTTCGCTAAAGGAAGACCTGAATTGGGCAAACAACTCTACTTAGCTTGGGTTGCTTG GGTTTGTGTGTGGACGGCTTTGTTACTATTCCTAATGGCGATATTCAACATGGCTTATATCATCAACCGGTTCACGAGGATCGCTGGTGAGCTGTTTGGTATGTTGATCGCTGTTCTATTTCTCCAACAAACCATAAAG GGAATGGTGAGTGAATTTAGGATTCCAAAAGGTGAAGACTCAAAACTTGAAAAGTATCAGTTTGAGTGGCTCTACACAAACGGACTTCTTGGCCTTATTTTCACAGTCGGTCTTGTCTACACCGCTTTGAAGAGCAGAAAAGCAAGGTCTTGGCCATACGGAACAG GATGTTGCCGAAGCTTCGTTGCAGACTACGGAGTTCCGTTGATGGTTGTGGTTTGGACAGCATTGTCTTTCAGTACGCCATCAAAACTACCCTCTGGTGTCCCGAGAAGACTCGTTAGTCCTCTTCCATGggactctgtttctttaacaCATTGGACTGTCATCAAG GACATGGGTAAAGTCTCTCCCGGTTACATATTTGCAGCGTTTATACCCGCATTGATGATCGCAGGCCTCTACTTCTTTGACCACAGCGTTGTCTCGCAGCTCGCGCAGCAGAAGGAGTTTAACCTCAAGAACCCTTCTGCATATCACTACGACATTCTCTTGTTAGGTTTCATG gtatTGATCTGTGGAATGCTCGGTCTACCGCCTTCCAACGGAGTCCTCCCGCAGTCTCCTATGCATACCAAAAGCCTAGCTGTTTTCAAACGACAG TTAATGCGGAGGAAGATGGTGATGACAGCCAAAGAAAGCATCAGACAGAAAGCAACGTCCTCTCAAGTGTACGAGGATATGGAACAAGTCTTCATAGAAATGGACAAAAGCCCACTT GCTGAGACACACACAACACTGATAAATGAGCTGCAAGATCTGAAAGAGGcagtgatgaagaagagtgacGACGACGGGGATACCGGCGAAGAGAGTGGTTTCGATCCAGAGAAGCACGTTGACGCTTACTTGCCTGTTCGAGTCAACGAGCAGAGAGTGAGCAACCTGTTGCAATCATTGCTAGTGATAGGTGCAGTGTTTGCTCTACCGGTCATTAAGCTCATACCGACTTCACTTCTATGGGGATATTTTGCTTACATGGCCATTGATAGCCTCCCAGACAATCAATTCTTCGAACGAACAGTACTTCTCTTCGTCCCACCAACCCGGAGATTCAA gGTCTTGGAAGGAGCGCATGCATCGTTCGTGGAGAAAGTTCCGCATAAGTCAATCGCTGCATTCACGCTATTTCAGATACTCTACTTTGGGCTTTGCTACGGAGTGACGTGGATTCCAGTGGCCGGAATCATGTTTCCggttcttttcttccttttagTAGCCATCAGACAGTACCTTCTCCCTAAGCTCTTTAAACCAGCCTATCTCCGGGAACTCGATGCGGCGGAGTATGAGGAGATCCCTGGAACTCCTAGAAACCCGCTTGAACTGTCTTTCAGG TCGAATAACTCGGCGAGAGGGGTCCAAGAGTGTGATGCTGAGATTCTAGACGAGTTAACAACGAGCAGAGGCGAGCTCAAAGTCCGTACACTCGGTCATAACGAAGACAAAGGCCACCag ATATATCCCAAGGAGATAGTAGAAGTAGGGGATGGGGACATGAGTTCTTCGAGAGAGTGA
- the BOR5 gene encoding HCO3- transporter family, which produces MYKYLYDFAKGRPELGKQLYLAWVAWVCVWTALLLFLMAIFNMAYIINRFTRIAGELFGMLIAVLFLQQTIKGMVSEFRIPKGEDSKLEKYQFEWLYTNGLLGLIFTVGLVYTALKSRKARSWPYGTGCCRSFVADYGVPLMVVVWTALSFSTPSKLPSGVPRRLVSPLPWDSVSLTHWTVIKDMGKVSPGYIFAAFIPALMIAGLYFFDHSVVSQLAQQKEFNLKNPSAYHYDILLLGFMVLICGMLGLPPSNGVLPQSPMHTKSLAVFKRQLMRRKMVMTAKESIRQKATSSQVYEDMEQVFIEMDKSPLAETHTTLINELQDLKEAVMKKSDDDGDTGEESGFDPEKHVDAYLPVRVNEQRVSNLLQSLLVIGAVFALPVIKLIPTSLLWGYFAYMAIDSLPDNQFFERTVLLFVPPTRRFKVLEGAHASFVEKVPHKSIAAFTLFQILYFGLCYGVTWIPVAGIMFPVLFFLLVAIRQYLLPKLFKPAYLRELDAAEYEEIPGTPRNPLELSFRSNNSARGVQECDAEILDELTTSRGELKVRTLGHNEDKGHQIYPKEIVEVGDGDMSSSRE; this is translated from the exons ATGTACAAATACTTGTACGACTTCGCTAAAGGAAGACCTGAATTGGGCAAACAACTCTACTTAGCTTGGGTTGCTTG GGTTTGTGTGTGGACGGCTTTGTTACTATTCCTAATGGCGATATTCAACATGGCTTATATCATCAACCGGTTCACGAGGATCGCTGGTGAGCTGTTTGGTATGTTGATCGCTGTTCTATTTCTCCAACAAACCATAAAG GGAATGGTGAGTGAATTTAGGATTCCAAAAGGTGAAGACTCAAAACTTGAAAAGTATCAGTTTGAGTGGCTCTACACAAACGGACTTCTTGGCCTTATTTTCACAGTCGGTCTTGTCTACACCGCTTTGAAGAGCAGAAAAGCAAGGTCTTGGCCATACGGAACAG GATGTTGCCGAAGCTTCGTTGCAGACTACGGAGTTCCGTTGATGGTTGTGGTTTGGACAGCATTGTCTTTCAGTACGCCATCAAAACTACCCTCTGGTGTCCCGAGAAGACTCGTTAGTCCTCTTCCATGggactctgtttctttaacaCATTGGACTGTCATCAAG GACATGGGTAAAGTCTCTCCCGGTTACATATTTGCAGCGTTTATACCCGCATTGATGATCGCAGGCCTCTACTTCTTTGACCACAGCGTTGTCTCGCAGCTCGCGCAGCAGAAGGAGTTTAACCTCAAGAACCCTTCTGCATATCACTACGACATTCTCTTGTTAGGTTTCATG gtatTGATCTGTGGAATGCTCGGTCTACCGCCTTCCAACGGAGTCCTCCCGCAGTCTCCTATGCATACCAAAAGCCTAGCTGTTTTCAAACGACAG TTAATGCGGAGGAAGATGGTGATGACAGCCAAAGAAAGCATCAGACAGAAAGCAACGTCCTCTCAAGTGTACGAGGATATGGAACAAGTCTTCATAGAAATGGACAAAAGCCCACTT GCTGAGACACACACAACACTGATAAATGAGCTGCAAGATCTGAAAGAGGcagtgatgaagaagagtgacGACGACGGGGATACCGGCGAAGAGAGTGGTTTCGATCCAGAGAAGCACGTTGACGCTTACTTGCCTGTTCGAGTCAACGAGCAGAGAGTGAGCAACCTGTTGCAATCATTGCTAGTGATAGGTGCAGTGTTTGCTCTACCGGTCATTAAGCTCATACCGACTTCACTTCTATGGGGATATTTTGCTTACATGGCCATTGATAGCCTCCCAGACAATCAATTCTTCGAACGAACAGTACTTCTCTTCGTCCCACCAACCCGGAGATTCAA gGTCTTGGAAGGAGCGCATGCATCGTTCGTGGAGAAAGTTCCGCATAAGTCAATCGCTGCATTCACGCTATTTCAGATACTCTACTTTGGGCTTTGCTACGGAGTGACGTGGATTCCAGTGGCCGGAATCATGTTTCCggttcttttcttccttttagTAGCCATCAGACAGTACCTTCTCCCTAAGCTCTTTAAACCAGCCTATCTCCGGGAACTCGATGCGGCGGAGTATGAGGAGATCCCTGGAACTCCTAGAAACCCGCTTGAACTGTCTTTCAGG TCGAATAACTCGGCGAGAGGGGTCCAAGAGTGTGATGCTGAGATTCTAGACGAGTTAACAACGAGCAGAGGCGAGCTCAAAGTCCGTACACTCGGTCATAACGAAGACAAAGGCCACCag ATATATCCCAAGGAGATAGTAGAAGTAGGGGATGGGGACATGAGTTCTTCGAGAGAGTGA
- a CDS encoding RmlC-like cupins superfamily protein (RmlC-like cupins superfamily protein; FUNCTIONS IN: manganese ion binding, nutrient reservoir activity; INVOLVED IN: biological_process unknown; LOCATED IN: endomembrane system, apoplast; EXPRESSED IN: sepal; EXPRESSED DURING: 4 anthesis; CONTAINS InterPro DOMAIN/s: Cupin, RmlC-type (InterPro:IPR011051), Cupin 1 (InterPro:IPR006045), RmlC-like jelly roll fold (InterPro:IPR014710), Germin (InterPro:IPR001929); BEST Arabidopsis thaliana protein match is: RmlC-like cupins superfamily protein (TAIR:AT1G18980.1); Has 1566 Blast hits to 1545 proteins in 124 species: Archae - 0; Bacteria - 97; Metazoa - 0; Fungi - 33; Plants - 1424; Viruses - 0; Other Eukaryotes - 12 (source: NCBI BLink).), which produces MAHISQISSFLSIVLIFLALCITLFTNPTLSLPALKLNPFQDFCVADLQATPTNSGYPCKSQVTSEDFFYSGLNTPLNTSNPKGIAANPANLLTFPGLNTLGISMYNVAIAPGGYNQPHSHPGVTEAGVVIEGSVLVGFLTTNYTLYSKVIGPGDMFVIPPGLIHYEGNVGKTQCRLLTVVADDLPSEVGVPHTLLATKPAIPNEVLISAFKADSKTINMLRSKFTA; this is translated from the coding sequence ATGGCTCATATTTcacaaatctcttcttttctctcaaTAGTTTTAATCTTCCTCGCATTATGCATCACTCTCTTCACGAACCCTACTCTCTCACTCCCAGCCCTAAAACTTAACCCTTTCCAAGACTTTTGTGTAGCTGATCTCCAAGCTACCCCAACTAACAGTGGTTACCCTTGCAAGTCACAAGTCACCTCTGAAGACTTCTTTTATTCCGGCTTGAACACTCCTTTAAACACCTCGAACCCAAAAGGTATTGCCGCTAATCCAGCCAATCTCTTGACCTTTCCAGGCCTAAACACTTTGGGAATATCCATGTATAACGTTGCAATTGCACCTGGAGGATACAACCAACCTCACTCTCACCCCGGTGTAACCGAGGCAGGGGTCGTGATCGAAGGCTCGGTCTTGGTTGGGTTCTTAACGACTAACTACACGTTGTACTCGAAGGTTATTGGACCCGGTGATATGTTTGTGATTCCTCCGGGACTCATTCATTACGAGGGGAACGTTGGGAAAACGCAATGCCGTCTTTTGACGGTGGTTGCTGACGACTTGCCTAGCGAGGTTGGTGTGCCTCACACTCTGTTGGCTACGAAACCCGCGATTCCAAACGAGGTATTGATATCGGCGTTTAAGGCGGATAGTAAAACAATCAACATGCTCAGGTCAAAGTTTACTGCTTAA
- a CDS encoding myosin-binding protein, putative (Protein of unknown function, DUF593) (Protein of unknown function, DUF593; FUNCTIONS IN: molecular_function unknown; INVOLVED IN: biological_process unknown; LOCATED IN: endomembrane system; CONTAINS InterPro DOMAIN/s: Protein of unknown function DUF593 (InterPro:IPR007656); BEST Arabidopsis thaliana protein match is: Protein of unknown function, DUF593 (TAIR:AT1G18990.1); Has 3601 Blast hits to 3088 proteins in 462 species: Archae - 26; Bacteria - 544; Metazoa - 962; Fungi - 241; Plants - 560; Viruses - 41; Other Eukaryotes - 1227 (source: NCBI BLink).), whose amino-acid sequence MYIQLLCFFLFLFLLLQATMSKRSFKKFVEQELGSLPHFLIYTVLEWSLIVFLFIDGVIAFLSNQFAKFFDLNIPCLLCTRIDHILVPRDPQFYYNESICDSHKKKVSSLAYCHVHKKLSEIKHMCEGCLLSFATEKDSDCDTYKSLIGILHKDLELLIDDERDLPLAFKKDDNLVQTTKNLVDYKTNNIKNDSLKQHCSCCGELLKIKSEKLPKNNNSFLAPAPSPRVSHNKLSENESEFKDMDVDRTPSFVRGGNKFFGIPLSDSAQNSPRWSVRSLKKSVLNKTENASDTTDPTGESILNQLKKEVRLDKKSLIDLYMELDEERSASAVAANEAMAMITRLQAEKAAVQMEALQYQRMMDEQAEYDQEALQSMSSELAKREEEMKELEAEFEVYREKYGCLTDQEDAREEFHKQNGNASAYDDCQETKPVSDLAVSSSNQQENGENIDQNGQSKRSEESTAENVVSADEEKGSESKEGIVKELSEITERLSTLQSNGDLLKHIADVLDVSEGEAILLQISQNLHMLRSFVAMPSESMNL is encoded by the exons ATGTATATAcaattgctctgttttttcttgttcttgtttctgCTTTTACAAGCCACAATGTCTAAACGTTCTTTCAAGAAATTTGTGGAACAAGAACTCGGATCTCTTCCTCATTTCCTCATCTACACTGTTCTTGAATGGAGCCTCATTGTTTTCCTCTTCATCGACGGCGTTATCGCCTTTCTGTCAAACCAATTCGCCAAATTCTTCGACCTCAACATTCCTTGTCTTCTCTGCACCAGAATCGACCACATTCTCGTCCCTAGAGACCCTCAATTCTATTACAACGAGTCAATCTGCGACTCTCACAAGAAGAAAGTATCTTCTCTTGCTTATTGCCATGTCCATAAGAAGCTCTCTGAGATTAAACATATGTGTGAAGGatgtcttctctctttcgcCACCGAGAAAGATTCTGACTGTGATACTTATAAGTCTCTCATTGGCATCTTACATAAAGATCTCGAGCTTCTCATTGACGATGAACGAGACCTTCCCTTGGCGTTCAAGAAAGACGACAATTTAGTCcagacaacaaaaaatctgGTGGATTACAAGACTAACAACATTAAAAATGATAGCTTGAAGCAACATTGTTCGTGTTGTGGAGAATTATTGAAGATAAAATCTGAGAAGTTACCGAAGAACAACAATTCTTTCCTTGCTCCTGCTCCTTCTCCTAGGGTATCGCACAACAAACTGTCTGAAAACGAATCTGAGTTTAAGGATATGGATGTGGACCGAACACCAAGTTTTGTAAGAGGAGGTAACAAGTTTTTTGGGATCCCTCTGTCTGATTCGGCGCAAAACAGTCCACGATGGTCCGTTCGATCTCTTAAGAAATCCGTTTTGAATAAGACAGAGAATGCTTCGGACACGACAGATCCAACCGGTGAATCCATTCTTAATCAGCTCAAGAAAGAGGTTCGCTTGGACAAGAAGTCACTCATTGATTTATATATGGAGTTAGATGAAGAGAGAAGTGCTTCAGCTGTTGCAGCCAACGAAGCGATGGCTATGATCACGAGGCTTCAAGCCGAGAAAGCTGCTGTTCAAATGGAGGCTTTGCAGTACCAAAGAATGATGGATGAACAAGCAGAGTATGACCAAGAAGCTTTGCAGTCTATGAGTAGTGAATTGGCGAAGAGGGAAGAGGAAATGAAGGAGCTTGAAGCTGAATTTGAGGTTTACAGAGAGAAATATGGATGTTTGACTGATCAAGAAGATGCAAGGGAAGAGTTTCATAAACAAAACGGCAATGCTAGTGCATATGATGATTGCCAAGAAACCAAACCAGTCTCGGATTTGGctgtctcttcttcaaatcaGCAGGAAAATGGCGAAAACATCGATCAAAATGGGCAATCGAAAAGGTCAGAGGAGTCTACCGCGGAGAATGTTGTCTCTGcagatgaagaaaaag GGAGTGAAAGCAAAGAAGGGATAGTAAAAGAGCTTTCAGAGATCACAGAGAGACTAAGTACTCTTCAATCAAATGGTGATTTATTGAAACACATTGCTGATGTTTTGGATGTTAGTGAAGGAGAAGCAATTCTATTGCAGATATCTCAGAATTTGCACATGCTTCGTAGTTTTGTTGCTATGCCTTCTGAATCCATGAACTtgtaa
- the BOR5 gene encoding HCO3- transporter family, producing MFFERFYRILAPTTYVFFASALPVIAFGEQLSHDTERSLSTVETLASTALCGVIHSLLGGQPLLILGVAEPTVLMYKYLYDFAKGRPELGKQLYLAWVAWVCVWTALLLFLMAIFNMAYIINRFTRIAGELFGMLIAVLFLQQTIKGMVSEFRIPKGEDSKLEKYQFEWLYTNGLLGLIFTVGLVYTALKSRKARSWPYGTGCCRSFVADYGVPLMVVVWTALSFSTPSKLPSGVPRRLVSPLPWDSVSLTHWTVIKDMGKVSPGYIFAAFIPALMIAGLYFFDHSVVSQLAQQKEFNLKNPSAYHYDILLLGFMVLICGMLGLPPSNGVLPQSPMHTKSLAVFKRQLMRRKMVMTAKESIRQKATSSQVYEDMEQVFIEMDKSPLAETHTTLINELQDLKEAVMKKSDDDGDTGEESGFDPEKHVDAYLPVRVNEQRVSNLLQSLLVIGAVFALPVIKLIPTSLLWGYFAYMAIDSLPDNQFFERTVLLFVPPTRRFKVLEGAHASFVEKVPHKSIAAFTLFQILYFGLCYGVTWIPVAGIMFPVLFFLLVAIRQYLLPKLFKPAYLRELDAAEYEEIPGTPRNPLELSFRSNNSARGVQECDAEILDELTTSRGELKVRTLGHNEDKGHQIYPKEIVEVGDGDMSSSRE from the exons atgttttttgagAGGTTTTACAGGATTTTAGCACCGACAACATATGTTTTCTTCGCCTCTGCGCTTCCTGTTATTGCCTTTGGCGAGCAACTTAGCCACGACACAG AGAGATCGTTGAGCACAGTGGAAACGTTAGCATCAACAGCGTTATGTGGAGTGATACACTCGTTATTGGGAGGACAACCATTGTTGATACTTGGAGTTGCAGAACCAACTGTCTTAATGTACAAATACTTGTACGACTTCGCTAAAGGAAGACCTGAATTGGGCAAACAACTCTACTTAGCTTGGGTTGCTTG GGTTTGTGTGTGGACGGCTTTGTTACTATTCCTAATGGCGATATTCAACATGGCTTATATCATCAACCGGTTCACGAGGATCGCTGGTGAGCTGTTTGGTATGTTGATCGCTGTTCTATTTCTCCAACAAACCATAAAG GGAATGGTGAGTGAATTTAGGATTCCAAAAGGTGAAGACTCAAAACTTGAAAAGTATCAGTTTGAGTGGCTCTACACAAACGGACTTCTTGGCCTTATTTTCACAGTCGGTCTTGTCTACACCGCTTTGAAGAGCAGAAAAGCAAGGTCTTGGCCATACGGAACAG GATGTTGCCGAAGCTTCGTTGCAGACTACGGAGTTCCGTTGATGGTTGTGGTTTGGACAGCATTGTCTTTCAGTACGCCATCAAAACTACCCTCTGGTGTCCCGAGAAGACTCGTTAGTCCTCTTCCATGggactctgtttctttaacaCATTGGACTGTCATCAAG GACATGGGTAAAGTCTCTCCCGGTTACATATTTGCAGCGTTTATACCCGCATTGATGATCGCAGGCCTCTACTTCTTTGACCACAGCGTTGTCTCGCAGCTCGCGCAGCAGAAGGAGTTTAACCTCAAGAACCCTTCTGCATATCACTACGACATTCTCTTGTTAGGTTTCATG gtatTGATCTGTGGAATGCTCGGTCTACCGCCTTCCAACGGAGTCCTCCCGCAGTCTCCTATGCATACCAAAAGCCTAGCTGTTTTCAAACGACAG TTAATGCGGAGGAAGATGGTGATGACAGCCAAAGAAAGCATCAGACAGAAAGCAACGTCCTCTCAAGTGTACGAGGATATGGAACAAGTCTTCATAGAAATGGACAAAAGCCCACTT GCTGAGACACACACAACACTGATAAATGAGCTGCAAGATCTGAAAGAGGcagtgatgaagaagagtgacGACGACGGGGATACCGGCGAAGAGAGTGGTTTCGATCCAGAGAAGCACGTTGACGCTTACTTGCCTGTTCGAGTCAACGAGCAGAGAGTGAGCAACCTGTTGCAATCATTGCTAGTGATAGGTGCAGTGTTTGCTCTACCGGTCATTAAGCTCATACCGACTTCACTTCTATGGGGATATTTTGCTTACATGGCCATTGATAGCCTCCCAGACAATCAATTCTTCGAACGAACAGTACTTCTCTTCGTCCCACCAACCCGGAGATTCAA gGTCTTGGAAGGAGCGCATGCATCGTTCGTGGAGAAAGTTCCGCATAAGTCAATCGCTGCATTCACGCTATTTCAGATACTCTACTTTGGGCTTTGCTACGGAGTGACGTGGATTCCAGTGGCCGGAATCATGTTTCCggttcttttcttccttttagTAGCCATCAGACAGTACCTTCTCCCTAAGCTCTTTAAACCAGCCTATCTCCGGGAACTCGATGCGGCGGAGTATGAGGAGATCCCTGGAACTCCTAGAAACCCGCTTGAACTGTCTTTCAGG TCGAATAACTCGGCGAGAGGGGTCCAAGAGTGTGATGCTGAGATTCTAGACGAGTTAACAACGAGCAGAGGCGAGCTCAAAGTCCGTACACTCGGTCATAACGAAGACAAAGGCCACCag ATATATCCCAAGGAGATAGTAGAAGTAGGGGATGGGGACATGAGTTCTTCGAGAGAGTGA